The Vibrio tarriae genome includes a window with the following:
- the galU gene encoding UTP--glucose-1-phosphate uridylyltransferase GalU, which yields MIKKCLFPAAGYGTRFLPATKSMPKEMMPVVNKPLIEYGVDEAIQAGITGMCIVTGRGKHSIMDHFDMNYELEHQIRGTNKEELLGDIRKIIESANFTFIRQREMKGLGHAILTGKELVGDEPFAVVLADDLCVNEEQGVLAQMVALYKQFRCSIVAVQEVPENETHKYGVIAGEMIKDDLFRVDNMVEKPEQGTAPSNLAIIGRYILTPDIFDLIEQTEPGKGGEIQITDALLKQAKAGCVLAYKFKGKRFDCGSVEGYIEATNFCYENMYKKNDQKVELAKKSTHKGQ from the coding sequence ATGATTAAGAAGTGTCTATTTCCGGCAGCTGGCTACGGTACACGATTCCTACCAGCGACTAAGTCGATGCCCAAAGAGATGATGCCCGTTGTTAACAAACCGCTGATTGAGTACGGGGTTGATGAAGCGATTCAAGCGGGTATCACAGGCATGTGTATTGTGACAGGTCGTGGTAAGCATTCGATCATGGATCACTTTGACATGAACTACGAGTTAGAGCACCAGATCCGCGGTACGAATAAAGAAGAGCTATTAGGTGATATCCGTAAAATCATCGAAAGCGCTAACTTTACCTTCATTCGCCAACGTGAAATGAAAGGCTTGGGTCATGCGATTTTAACCGGTAAAGAGCTGGTCGGTGATGAGCCGTTTGCCGTTGTACTAGCGGACGACCTGTGTGTGAATGAAGAGCAAGGCGTACTGGCGCAGATGGTTGCACTGTATAAACAGTTCCGCTGCTCTATCGTAGCCGTGCAAGAGGTTCCAGAAAACGAAACTCACAAATACGGTGTGATCGCGGGTGAGATGATCAAAGATGATCTGTTCCGCGTTGATAACATGGTCGAGAAGCCAGAACAGGGCACCGCACCAAGCAATCTCGCCATCATTGGTCGTTATATCCTAACGCCAGATATTTTTGACCTGATTGAACAGACCGAACCGGGCAAAGGTGGGGAAATTCAAATCACCGACGCACTGCTCAAACAAGCCAAAGCGGGTTGTGTACTGGCTTACAAATTTAAAGGTAAGCGCTTCGACTGTGGTAGCGTTGAAGGCTATATCGAAGCCACCAACTTCTGCTACGAGAACATGTACAAGAAAAACGACCAAAAAGTGGAGTTGGCTAAAAAGTCGACGCACAAAGGTCAGTAA
- a CDS encoding PglL family O-oligosaccharyltransferase, which produces MATLLLSGTRLEPHAPSIPLNKPFLFSLAVLYLLAMHFFMPNPGGAGLALSFNNTTWIALSITLAVGLYQLANNQALRYSKLTIGLWISCTLLTLPLVYANADWLNATSRLIGLWAGFCLFVMLQQFRFSNKHKQRLLWFILLATVIEAIMGLIQYFWLDLGNPFGYDTLANRPYGIFQQPNVMASFLATGLVLSGYLLARQPEKYDSPLSKIGILYLTPLLTSPLLVVLASRTGWIASLLSIILVAPYLRRFASRQRFSLWVLAIVVGVCAGVAAMYSQETSGFVANKADLESPRRYTFPQAVDMIIEKPFTGYGYGKFEAQYLLYTARQHQLNNTYPAGLAAMDHPHNEILYWGVEGGLLPVLGILLAACFCTLRIYAAKRGTRLAMLALFVPITLHAQLEYPFYHSAIHWITFIILIYWVDQRVARYRIVRFSGLSKSLLRINSLVLPIVTILYMGTALHTNYVLTQFEKSKPRDPELLKQVTNPLVWQDRFDWDIYSTYLELGLYEQKAELIQPYVDWSLQVIQHKPRPAFYTNLILAYQGLGDTSRAQQIRTEAEFLFPNQDFSTVQYQAPAKATSTTSGAEQAPSAATP; this is translated from the coding sequence ATGGCAACGTTGCTATTAAGTGGAACCCGGTTAGAGCCTCACGCGCCGAGCATTCCTCTCAATAAACCCTTTCTTTTTTCATTGGCAGTGTTGTATCTGCTGGCCATGCATTTCTTCATGCCCAATCCCGGTGGGGCGGGGTTAGCACTCTCCTTTAATAACACCACTTGGATAGCTCTAAGCATCACACTCGCAGTGGGTCTGTATCAGCTTGCCAACAATCAAGCCCTACGTTACTCAAAGCTCACCATTGGCCTTTGGATCAGTTGTACTTTGCTAACTCTGCCACTGGTGTATGCGAATGCAGATTGGCTCAATGCCACAAGTCGACTGATTGGCTTATGGGCAGGATTCTGCTTGTTTGTGATGTTGCAACAATTTCGGTTTAGCAATAAACATAAACAACGTTTACTGTGGTTTATTCTGCTGGCTACAGTAATCGAAGCCATCATGGGTCTTATCCAATATTTTTGGTTAGATCTGGGAAACCCGTTTGGGTATGACACCCTCGCCAACCGTCCTTATGGTATTTTTCAACAACCGAATGTCATGGCAAGTTTTCTTGCAACCGGATTAGTGCTTTCTGGTTATTTACTGGCAAGACAACCAGAAAAATATGATTCGCCCTTAAGTAAAATTGGCATTCTTTATCTCACGCCACTACTTACCTCCCCTCTTTTGGTGGTGCTTGCCTCACGCACAGGATGGATAGCCAGCTTACTTAGCATTATTCTCGTTGCGCCATATCTTCGTCGATTTGCATCACGCCAACGTTTTAGCCTCTGGGTGTTAGCCATTGTGGTTGGTGTCTGCGCCGGAGTTGCAGCGATGTATAGTCAAGAAACCTCTGGGTTTGTGGCGAATAAAGCAGATCTCGAAAGCCCACGCCGCTACACCTTTCCACAAGCAGTTGACATGATCATCGAAAAACCCTTTACCGGTTATGGATACGGTAAATTTGAAGCGCAATATTTACTTTATACCGCTCGTCAACATCAGTTGAACAACACCTATCCCGCAGGGCTTGCGGCGATGGATCATCCGCATAATGAGATCTTGTACTGGGGGGTTGAGGGCGGTTTGCTGCCCGTGTTGGGAATATTACTTGCCGCTTGCTTCTGCACTTTGCGCATTTATGCCGCCAAACGAGGCACCCGTTTAGCCATGCTGGCGCTGTTCGTTCCTATCACGTTGCATGCTCAATTGGAGTATCCGTTTTACCACTCCGCCATTCACTGGATCACGTTTATTATTTTGATCTACTGGGTCGATCAGCGGGTTGCACGTTATCGTATCGTCCGTTTCAGTGGGCTGAGTAAATCCCTACTACGTATTAATAGCTTGGTATTACCGATTGTCACCATTTTGTATATGGGCACAGCTTTACACACCAATTATGTACTCACTCAATTTGAAAAATCGAAGCCGAGAGATCCCGAATTACTTAAACAAGTCACCAATCCCTTAGTGTGGCAAGATCGATTCGATTGGGACATCTACAGCACCTACCTAGAACTCGGACTGTATGAACAAAAAGCAGAACTGATCCAACCGTATGTGGATTGGTCATTACAGGTGATTCAACACAAGCCACGCCCAGCCTTCTATACCAACCTGATTTTGGCCTACCAAGGCTTGGGAGATACGAGTCGCGCCCAGCAAATTCGTACTGAAGCGGAATTTCTGTTCCCCAATCAGGATTTCAGTACCGTCCAATACCAAGCGCCCGCAAAGGCAACAAGCACCACATCCGGCGCAGAACAAGCCCCCTCAGCGGCAACACCTTAA
- the uvrA gene encoding excinuclease ABC subunit UvrA, whose protein sequence is MDKIEVRGARTHNLKNINLTIPRDKLIVITGLSGSGKSSLAFDTLYAEGQRRYVESLSAYARQFLSLMEKPDVDHIEGLSPAISIEQKSTSHNPRSTVGTITEVYDYLRLLYARVGEPRCPEHQVPLKAQTISQMVDKVLELPEGSKMMLLATIVKERKGEHVKTLENLAAQGFIRARIDGETCDLTDPPKLELHKKHTIEVIVDRFKVRSDLQQRLAESFETALELSGGIVVVAPMEGDGEEQIFSANFACPHCGYSMRELEPRLFSFNNPAGACPTCDGLGVQQYFDPDRVIQDVNLSLAQGAIRGWDQKNFYYFQMLTALAEHYDFDIHTPFNKLSKKIQEIILHGSGRTEIEFKYINDRGDIRLKKHPFEGILHNLERRYRDTESNSVREELAKYISNKPCSSCDGTRLKIEARNVFINDTALPTIVELSIADALTFFQELKLEGQRAQIAEKVMKEINDRLQFLVNVGLNYLNLSRSAETLSGGEAQRIRLASQIGAGLVGVMYVLDEPSIGLHQRDNERLLQTLTHLRNLGNTVLVVEHDEDAIRMADHVIDIGPGAGVHGGMVVAEGNVEEIIANPNSLTGQYLSGVKKIAVPEQRTPRDVKKTVELKGAVGNNLKNVDLSIPVGLFTCVTGVSGSGKSTLINDTFFKIAHTALNGATTATPAPYRSIQGLEHFDKVIDIDQSPIGRTPRSNPATYTGIFTPIRELFAGTQESRSRGYQPGRFSFNVRGGRCEACQGDGVIKVEMHFLPDVYVPCDVCKGKRYNRETLEVRYKGKTIDEVLAMTVEDAREFFDPVPVIARKLQTLMDVGLSYVRLGQSATTLSGGEAQRVKLARELSKRDTGKTLYILDEPTTGLHFHDIQQLLTVLHRLRDHGNTVVVIEHNLDVIKTADWIVDLGPEGGQGGGLIIAEGTPEDVAQIEASHTARFLKPLLN, encoded by the coding sequence ATGGACAAAATCGAAGTACGCGGCGCTCGTACCCATAACCTCAAAAATATCAATCTGACCATTCCTCGTGACAAATTGATTGTCATCACCGGCCTCTCTGGTTCAGGTAAATCCTCACTGGCTTTTGATACGCTGTACGCAGAAGGTCAACGGCGTTATGTCGAATCACTCTCGGCTTATGCGCGCCAATTCCTTTCTCTGATGGAAAAGCCGGATGTAGACCACATTGAGGGGCTTTCACCCGCGATTTCGATTGAGCAGAAGTCCACTTCCCATAACCCACGCTCTACTGTGGGTACAATTACGGAAGTGTATGACTATTTACGTCTACTCTACGCTCGGGTTGGTGAGCCACGCTGCCCAGAACACCAAGTGCCACTAAAAGCGCAAACCATCAGTCAAATGGTAGACAAAGTACTGGAATTGCCAGAAGGCAGCAAAATGATGCTGCTGGCAACCATAGTCAAAGAGCGCAAAGGCGAACACGTTAAAACATTGGAAAACCTTGCTGCGCAGGGCTTTATTCGTGCGCGTATCGATGGTGAAACCTGCGATCTGACCGATCCACCGAAACTCGAACTGCACAAAAAGCACACCATTGAAGTAATTGTCGACCGTTTCAAAGTGCGTAGTGATCTGCAGCAACGCTTAGCCGAATCCTTTGAAACCGCCTTGGAACTTTCCGGCGGTATCGTCGTTGTCGCACCGATGGAAGGTGATGGCGAAGAGCAGATTTTCTCGGCTAACTTTGCTTGTCCACATTGCGGTTACAGCATGCGCGAGCTTGAACCACGCCTGTTCTCCTTCAACAACCCAGCCGGTGCCTGCCCAACCTGTGATGGTTTAGGAGTACAGCAGTATTTCGATCCAGATCGAGTGATTCAAGATGTCAATTTAAGTTTGGCCCAAGGGGCGATCCGTGGTTGGGATCAAAAGAACTTTTATTATTTCCAGATGCTGACTGCACTGGCCGAGCACTACGATTTTGATATACACACGCCCTTCAATAAGCTGAGCAAAAAGATTCAGGAAATCATTCTGCACGGCTCTGGTCGCACCGAAATTGAATTTAAGTACATCAATGATCGGGGTGATATTCGCCTTAAAAAACATCCTTTTGAAGGGATTTTGCATAATTTGGAGCGCCGCTATCGCGATACCGAATCTAACTCGGTGCGTGAGGAGCTGGCAAAATACATCTCCAACAAGCCTTGCAGCAGTTGTGATGGTACGCGCTTAAAAATCGAGGCACGCAATGTGTTTATTAATGATACTGCACTGCCAACGATTGTAGAACTGAGCATTGCTGATGCGCTAACGTTCTTCCAAGAGCTCAAACTGGAAGGCCAACGTGCACAAATCGCTGAAAAAGTGATGAAAGAGATTAATGACCGACTGCAATTTTTGGTCAATGTCGGGCTCAATTACTTAAATCTCTCGCGCAGCGCCGAGACGCTTTCCGGTGGTGAAGCTCAGCGGATTCGCCTAGCCAGTCAGATTGGTGCCGGTTTAGTCGGTGTGATGTATGTCCTCGATGAACCCTCGATTGGCCTCCACCAACGCGACAACGAACGCTTGCTGCAAACCCTCACCCACTTACGCAATCTCGGTAATACCGTTTTAGTGGTTGAGCATGATGAAGATGCGATTCGCATGGCAGATCATGTGATTGATATTGGCCCAGGTGCTGGCGTACACGGCGGCATGGTGGTTGCCGAAGGTAATGTAGAGGAAATCATCGCTAATCCAAATTCACTCACCGGTCAATATCTCAGTGGCGTGAAAAAAATTGCGGTACCAGAACAGCGTACACCGAGAGATGTGAAGAAAACCGTGGAGCTCAAAGGTGCAGTCGGTAATAACTTAAAAAATGTTGACCTGTCTATCCCTGTTGGCCTGTTTACTTGTGTGACGGGCGTTTCAGGCTCGGGAAAATCCACCCTGATCAACGATACCTTCTTTAAGATTGCCCATACCGCACTCAATGGCGCGACGACGGCGACACCTGCGCCTTATCGCTCCATTCAAGGTCTAGAACACTTTGATAAAGTGATCGATATCGATCAGAGCCCAATTGGTCGCACTCCTCGCTCCAACCCTGCCACTTACACCGGAATCTTCACTCCAATCCGTGAATTGTTTGCTGGAACACAAGAGTCTCGCTCGCGTGGTTATCAACCGGGGCGCTTTAGTTTCAACGTGCGTGGCGGTCGTTGTGAAGCATGCCAAGGTGATGGTGTGATCAAAGTTGAAATGCACTTTTTACCGGATGTGTATGTGCCTTGTGATGTGTGTAAAGGCAAACGCTATAACCGAGAAACCTTGGAAGTGCGCTACAAAGGCAAGACCATTGATGAAGTTTTGGCAATGACCGTTGAAGACGCACGCGAATTTTTTGACCCAGTGCCGGTGATAGCGCGTAAGCTACAAACCTTGATGGATGTTGGGCTTTCTTATGTTCGCCTCGGTCAATCGGCAACTACCCTCTCTGGCGGAGAAGCACAGCGGGTGAAGCTAGCACGCGAGCTTTCCAAACGTGATACTGGAAAAACCTTGTATATTCTGGACGAGCCTACCACAGGGCTACACTTCCACGATATTCAACAACTGCTTACCGTGTTGCATCGCCTACGCGATCACGGCAACACGGTCGTAGTGATCGAACATAACTTAGATGTGATCAAAACAGCCGACTGGATTGTCGACCTAGGCCCAGAAGGTGGCCAAGGTGGTGGCCTTATTATTGCAGAAGGGACACCGGAAGATGTGGCGCAGATCGAAGCTTCACACACCGCACGCTTCCTCAAGCCTTTGTTGAATTAG
- the lysC gene encoding lysine-sensitive aspartokinase 3, protein MSTFNVAKFGGTSVANFEAMSRCSAIIENNPQTRLVVSSACSGVTNLLVELANGVASAERRQAILQQLADIHYVIIDQLADPTRVEKEVKAVLDSVASAAEAASFQSSKKLTDHLVACGELISTYILAQLMRERGVDAVRFDIREVLRTDDHYGRAEPQLKEIAQLAKEKLVPLCEQYVVVTQGFIGSDAQGNTTTLGRGGSDYSAALIAEAVQACGLEIWTDVPGIYSTDPRIAPKAAPIPEISFSEASEMANFGAKILHPSTLLPAVRHGIPVFVGSSKEPEKGGTWIRKQVESAPLYRALALRCNQTMVTLRSAQMFHAYGFLAKVFEILAKHKISVDLITTSEISVSLTLDKTDTSGGAPELPEAVRAELEELCTVEVEYNLCLIALIGNKMKESRGYAKQVFSVLEDYNLRMICYGASAHNLCFLLHESVSKQAVQKLHKELFEQE, encoded by the coding sequence GTGAGCACATTTAACGTCGCCAAATTTGGTGGTACTAGTGTCGCCAACTTTGAAGCCATGAGCCGTTGTTCGGCCATTATCGAAAACAATCCACAAACACGCTTAGTGGTCAGCAGCGCCTGCTCTGGGGTGACCAATTTATTGGTCGAACTCGCCAATGGCGTGGCCTCAGCTGAACGCCGCCAAGCCATTTTGCAACAGTTGGCCGATATCCATTATGTGATTATCGACCAGCTCGCCGATCCGACACGCGTCGAAAAAGAAGTCAAAGCCGTGCTAGATTCTGTGGCCAGTGCTGCAGAAGCGGCGTCATTTCAATCCAGTAAAAAACTGACCGACCATCTCGTCGCCTGTGGTGAGCTCATCTCCACCTACATCCTGGCTCAACTAATGCGTGAGCGTGGTGTCGACGCGGTACGTTTTGATATCCGCGAAGTGCTACGCACTGACGATCATTACGGTCGCGCCGAACCTCAATTGAAAGAAATCGCTCAATTAGCCAAAGAGAAACTGGTACCACTGTGTGAGCAATATGTCGTTGTGACTCAAGGCTTCATCGGCTCTGATGCGCAAGGTAATACCACCACTTTAGGCCGCGGCGGCAGTGATTATTCAGCCGCTTTGATTGCCGAAGCCGTGCAAGCTTGTGGCTTGGAAATTTGGACTGACGTACCGGGGATCTACAGTACCGATCCACGTATCGCGCCAAAAGCAGCGCCGATTCCTGAGATAAGCTTTAGCGAAGCCTCAGAAATGGCCAATTTTGGTGCCAAGATTTTGCATCCATCCACCTTGCTTCCAGCGGTACGCCATGGCATTCCCGTGTTTGTTGGCTCATCAAAAGAACCGGAAAAAGGCGGCACTTGGATCCGTAAACAAGTCGAAAGCGCGCCACTGTATCGCGCACTTGCACTACGCTGTAATCAAACCATGGTGACACTGCGTAGCGCGCAGATGTTCCATGCTTACGGTTTCCTCGCCAAAGTGTTTGAAATTCTCGCCAAGCATAAAATTTCGGTCGATCTCATCACCACATCAGAAATCAGCGTGTCACTGACACTGGATAAAACCGATACTTCAGGCGGTGCACCAGAATTGCCTGAAGCGGTGCGCGCGGAGTTAGAAGAGCTGTGCACGGTCGAAGTTGAATACAACCTGTGTTTGATTGCTCTGATCGGCAACAAGATGAAAGAGAGCCGCGGCTATGCCAAACAAGTATTCAGCGTATTGGAAGATTACAACCTCCGCATGATTTGCTATGGCGCCAGCGCGCATAACCTCTGTTTCTTGCTGCATGAATCTGTCTCTAAGCAAGCGGTGCAGAAGCTGCATAAAGAGCTGTTTGAGCAAGAGTAA
- a CDS encoding single-stranded DNA-binding protein produces the protein MASRGVNKVILIGNLGQDPEVRYMPSGDAMVNLTVATSETWRDKATGEQKEKTEWHRVSVFGKTAEFIGEYARKGTQVYVDGQLQTRKWQDQQGQERYTTEVVVRWPAGEVQIMGSRPQQQGGMPAQGGMNAPAQQGSWGQPQQPAKQHQPMQQSAPQQYSQPQYNEPPMDFDDDIPF, from the coding sequence ATGGCAAGCCGTGGCGTGAACAAAGTAATTTTGATTGGTAATTTAGGCCAAGATCCTGAAGTGCGTTATATGCCAAGTGGCGATGCGATGGTGAATTTAACTGTTGCAACCTCCGAAACTTGGCGTGATAAAGCCACAGGTGAGCAAAAGGAAAAAACCGAATGGCATCGAGTGTCTGTTTTCGGTAAAACGGCTGAATTCATTGGTGAATATGCACGCAAGGGAACCCAAGTTTATGTTGATGGGCAATTGCAAACGCGTAAGTGGCAAGATCAGCAAGGACAAGAGCGTTATACGACGGAAGTGGTTGTGCGTTGGCCAGCTGGTGAGGTGCAAATTATGGGTAGCCGCCCTCAACAGCAAGGTGGAATGCCAGCTCAAGGCGGCATGAATGCTCCTGCGCAGCAAGGAAGTTGGGGGCAACCACAACAACCAGCGAAGCAGCACCAACCGATGCAACAATCTGCGCCTCAACAGTACTCGCAACCGCAGTACAACGAGCCACCGATGGATTTTGATGACGACATCCCATTCTGA
- a CDS encoding pyridoxal-phosphate-dependent aminotransferase family protein — MTIRSFIPPHRILMGPGPSAISPQVLQALSRPTLGHLDPLFIGMMDELKQLLKYAFQTENEFTIAVSAPGSAGMEACFVNLVEPGDKVIVCRNGVFGERMRDNAVRCGAEVVVVDDEWGCPVSVEKVQAAIDEHPDAKILAFVQAETSTGALSDAQALGALAKQHGLLTIVDAVTSLGGVPLLVDEWHLDAVYSGSQKCLSCVPGLAPLTFSPRAIEKIQSRKTPIQSWFLDQSLVLGYWSGAGKRSYHHTAPVNSLYALHEALLLLQQEGLEHAWQRHRVMHEKLKQGLEQLGFQFVVAEPYRLPQLNAIYVPEGIDEAKVRSHLLNEYNLEIGAGLGALAGKAWRIGVMGYGARSENIALCLRALEESLR; from the coding sequence ATGACAATTCGCAGTTTTATTCCCCCTCATCGGATCTTGATGGGCCCTGGGCCTTCGGCTATTTCCCCTCAAGTTCTGCAAGCGCTGAGCCGCCCAACGCTTGGTCATCTTGATCCACTGTTTATCGGTATGATGGATGAGCTGAAACAGCTCTTGAAATATGCCTTCCAAACTGAAAACGAATTCACGATTGCCGTTTCTGCGCCGGGTAGTGCGGGTATGGAAGCTTGTTTTGTTAACCTCGTCGAGCCGGGCGATAAAGTGATTGTTTGCCGCAATGGGGTGTTTGGTGAGCGGATGCGCGATAACGCTGTGCGTTGTGGGGCCGAAGTTGTGGTGGTTGATGATGAATGGGGTTGCCCAGTCAGCGTTGAAAAAGTGCAAGCCGCGATAGATGAGCATCCGGATGCGAAAATACTGGCTTTTGTACAAGCAGAAACATCAACCGGAGCCTTAAGTGACGCGCAAGCGTTAGGTGCTCTAGCGAAGCAGCATGGTTTGTTGACGATTGTCGATGCGGTGACGTCGCTTGGCGGCGTTCCCCTGCTGGTGGATGAGTGGCACCTGGATGCGGTGTATTCTGGCAGCCAAAAATGCCTCTCTTGTGTGCCGGGATTGGCTCCGTTGACGTTTTCACCTCGTGCAATTGAGAAGATTCAATCACGAAAAACACCGATTCAAAGCTGGTTCTTGGATCAAAGCTTGGTATTAGGTTATTGGAGTGGCGCAGGTAAGCGTAGTTATCACCATACCGCTCCGGTTAATAGTTTGTACGCGCTGCACGAAGCGTTACTGCTTTTGCAACAAGAAGGTTTAGAGCACGCGTGGCAGCGCCATCGTGTGATGCATGAGAAGCTCAAACAAGGGTTAGAGCAACTCGGCTTTCAATTTGTGGTGGCAGAGCCCTATCGGTTACCGCAGTTGAATGCGATTTATGTACCAGAAGGCATTGATGAAGCCAAAGTGCGCAGCCATTTACTCAATGAATACAATTTGGAAATTGGCGCGGGGCTTGGGGCATTAGCCGGCAAAGCGTGGCGCATTGGGGTTATGGGCTATGGCGCGCGTTCAGAAAATATCGCGCTGTGTTTGCGAGCGCTCGAAGAGTCGCTGCGTTAA
- a CDS encoding LuxR C-terminal-related transcriptional regulator, whose translation MQRANYARTIYLLTTQPEALHTGIQAAIELLNLPVPVIEPERLLREYQSDKHKILLLDHAENTQIRQQLGPLKLTSPYFETILFNVEKRLRTEDLLTFGNLKGLFYANEDTGFIAHGLGEIINGQNWLPRHVSSQLLHYYRYAFQSHQAQSTIDLTAREIQILRCLQTGASNMQIAENLFISEFTVKSHLYQIFKKLNVKNRVKAIAWVNQNLL comes from the coding sequence ATGCAACGAGCCAACTATGCACGCACTATTTACTTATTAACGACACAGCCGGAAGCTTTACATACCGGTATTCAGGCCGCGATTGAACTGTTGAACCTCCCTGTTCCTGTGATTGAGCCAGAACGCTTATTGCGAGAGTATCAATCCGATAAACACAAAATATTGTTGCTCGATCACGCGGAAAATACCCAAATTCGCCAGCAATTGGGTCCCCTCAAGCTGACCAGCCCCTATTTTGAAACCATTTTGTTTAATGTCGAGAAACGGTTAAGAACGGAAGATCTGCTCACTTTTGGCAACCTCAAAGGTCTATTTTACGCCAATGAAGACACAGGCTTTATTGCCCATGGTCTTGGGGAAATCATAAATGGCCAGAATTGGCTTCCCCGGCATGTCAGTAGCCAATTATTACATTACTATCGTTACGCTTTCCAAAGCCATCAAGCTCAATCGACGATCGATCTTACTGCGCGTGAAATCCAGATCCTACGTTGTTTACAAACCGGTGCATCGAATATGCAAATCGCTGAAAATTTATTTATTAGTGAGTTCACGGTGAAATCGCACCTTTATCAGATATTTAAAAAATTGAACGTTAAAAATCGGGTCAAAGCGATAGCTTGGGTCAATCAAAATTTACTGTGA
- a CDS encoding tyrosine-type recombinase/integrase, with the protein MKIELVTHETGEQIPMMLDDSGMPVVLPNEFILARRSLSTNTLVRNLRELSVLYRWLDKSNCDLSTKLMAQNSFNEAELRGGLVEALRIDQANGRINVVAPNTFNQRLTTIRQFISWCMDVLISQLPLSSLDYERLRERKSFFLKMLDGSFMSATPMKKSLRKGLNELEVDFLLAVLHPDAEQGFGRDPAVKFRNYVSVGLMLFCGLRPGELLSLRVEDVQVGAISAIQVERRPSDPLDVRRPRPQIKRNGRLIPIESRQFAFALNEYIVTWREVLESKNNYESDYLILSDEGAPLSQSSITQFFQLLRTQYVDRLPENLTAKSLRHTFSSRLERVLRASGVDEQRRREALAFLRGDSSLDSQDIYIAQEVEEQAVKSLRRYQADMMSER; encoded by the coding sequence ATGAAAATAGAGCTAGTCACACACGAAACGGGCGAACAGATACCAATGATGCTGGATGATTCTGGTATGCCAGTTGTCTTACCTAATGAGTTTATTCTTGCCAGACGCTCCCTCAGTACAAATACATTGGTTCGGAATTTGAGAGAGCTTTCAGTGCTCTATCGCTGGCTGGATAAATCGAATTGTGACCTATCTACGAAATTGATGGCTCAGAACTCATTCAACGAAGCAGAATTAAGAGGTGGATTGGTCGAAGCGTTAAGAATTGATCAAGCCAATGGGCGTATAAATGTTGTAGCACCTAATACCTTCAATCAACGGTTAACGACTATCAGACAATTTATTAGTTGGTGCATGGATGTATTGATAAGTCAGTTGCCGTTGTCTTCCCTAGACTATGAACGTTTGAGAGAGCGAAAGTCATTTTTTCTAAAAATGCTGGATGGTAGCTTTATGTCTGCCACACCAATGAAAAAAAGTCTTCGTAAGGGGTTAAATGAGTTAGAGGTTGACTTCCTGCTTGCCGTGTTGCATCCCGATGCTGAGCAGGGATTTGGACGAGATCCTGCTGTAAAGTTTAGAAATTATGTATCTGTAGGGTTAATGTTATTTTGTGGTCTAAGGCCAGGTGAGTTGCTTAGCCTCAGGGTAGAAGATGTTCAAGTTGGTGCGATTTCGGCGATACAGGTTGAACGTAGGCCATCGGACCCCCTAGATGTAAGACGACCCAGGCCTCAAATAAAGCGTAATGGTAGACTTATTCCGATTGAGAGTCGGCAGTTTGCTTTTGCATTAAATGAGTACATTGTTACCTGGCGTGAAGTGCTTGAAAGCAAAAATAACTACGAATCAGACTATTTAATATTGAGTGATGAGGGAGCGCCCTTGTCACAATCCTCAATTACACAGTTTTTCCAGTTATTGCGAACGCAATATGTTGACCGTCTTCCCGAAAACTTAACGGCCAAGTCTCTTCGACATACATTCTCATCCCGGCTTGAGAGGGTTCTTAGAGCTTCAGGAGTGGATGAGCAGCGTAGACGAGAAGCGCTGGCCTTTCTGCGTGGCGATAGTAGTTTAGATTCACAAGACATTTATATTGCCCAAGAAGTGGAGGAGCAAGCGGTTAAGTCATTGAGGCGGTATCAGGCAGATATGATGTCCGAGAGGTAG